From the Naumovozyma dairenensis CBS 421 chromosome 10, complete genome genome, the window attatttgaatctCCAATATTTACCAGGATGAGATTACAACTGTTAGAACAACAAAAGTATCCATACCTATACAAATGTTTGTATGGTATATTAATGATCTTACCACAGACGAAAGcttttgaaatattaaatagGAGGTTGAGTAGTGCAAATATTTGGGCTTCACAACCTTATTCTGGACCAAGTTCAAATATGAATATCCACAGTAGCAGGAGCATCTCAAATTCAACTGCAGGACTGAATTCGTCAAGTACATCGGAAACTTCGTCTCAGCGAATCGTGAGTCAGAACAAACTGtattatcaagaattacaagaacATTTCAAAACTATCATCGAACAAGAGCAATCAGCCATGCATCAGAATCTAATGAAGGAATCAGATTGGCCCCTTTTAGGAACGTATTTAGATACTCCTGAAGAACGTACTTTCCCTTCAATTGTTCCATCAAGAAATATAACGGCAGACCTTGGGAATGCTGTAGCTGCTGAACAATCTATAGAACAACCTATGGATAATAGTTCTATAATCTATCACCCTTCCGATTCGGCTAAAGGTTCTTTGAGAACAATCGCAAGTAAATTTACACCAAGAAATGGTGAGCatcaataatgaaataaaagCTAATGTAGagaagatatatatttttagtAAGTCACCCCTGCGAACTGTGTTACCTATATAATCTACATATAATGACACATCGTTTTTATTCACTATTCagtttaaataataattacgGAATATATGCAATTGTAGACCAAAACCTGGCGTTCACTGCAACAACTCGTCTCTGAAATGTTCTTGAAAGTTACCACGTTTGACTTCTTTACGAATTCTTTCATTGGTAGCTCTTTTTTCAAGCTGttgcatttttttcataCCAGATTTATACTGTTTTTCTGTCACACCACTCACCATTCGTTTATCAGCAGCTGTCACAGCATTTCTTGCTTCACGTCTTTCAGTTGTAGGCAGGTTTTGTCTGTAATATCTTTGACCTGATCTATGTCCTAATCTCGCACCAGTTGGTAGAGTAAGTTCTAATCCACTTTCGTCAACAGACACGGTTGTATAGTTCGaattaatatcattgaCGGCTGGTTCAACGACAGAATCATCCTCTGGTTCAGACGCAGTGGCATCGAAATGGATCTGTTTCCTGGATTCCTTTTTTCCTGTTAGGTTTTCAGATGATTCATCTAAGGAACTAAAGTCATAATATGGTGCGAACAACTCTCTTTCCTCCCTTGTTTCGTAAGGCATTCTACAATGACGTTTTGCGCCCATGTGGTCCCTTATACTGGATAAACTGGTCCCCTCAAAGTTACAACATAGACAACGCTTGTCAATAACGATAGTATCAATTAAAAACTCTAACAATGATTTCAGATTAATCAAATAACTTCTTTCTGGAATATATAACCCATGTTTATGAAACATATGCTTAacatttctttcaatttctttactaTCGATACCACAATAGATACATTCGGTAGGCTTAGGTCTTCTAAACCCTTCTACTGAGCGTAATTCtgataattcatcttcGCTAGTTGCATCTTCGAAGTTAGAGTCACTAGTAAATGCATATTCTGAAACAGTATCTTCACCATAATCTGTATTAGTTATTTCTGTACCTATAGACAAATCTGACATCAATGATCCAGCAGCTGAAATAGTCTTGTGTAAATCATTCGATCTGACAGCATTAGCAGCGATTTTTTGTCCACTTTCGTCATAATCTGGCATCGGGATATGAGAAATCTTGTGGGCTCTATGAGGAGCAGTCTTTCTTTCATGATGTGAAGGTAAAGGTTTCAAAACAGCAAAGCCAAACTCATCAACTTTATGTTGTTCCAATTCTGATAAATGTAACTTTTCAGCAAACTCTTCTGAGCCAACGGGTGGCAGTTGCGCCACTCTTCTCTTCAAGTTATATCTATGCCATTCTGTTTTCATGTGATACCTTTGTAGATCACTTGATTTGAACTGGATTAGACAGGAATTACATGTAAAGATAGGTGAGTCCATCATTAATCTTCTAatactttatttttacttGCTTGATAGATAATATTTCGGTTACAAAGATTACGAAACGTTACTGTGaaatacaatatatatctagTATTTTTCACTTATTCTGTTTATTAAATAGCAAAATCGGATCTCGATATAATCGGCGCCAGAGAATCATCCGTACTACACGACGACagtaaatatatttgtagaaaatataataaataataactgAGAGGTGGCATTTAATTATAGGTTAATATAGTTTTATTACTTTGGATTGTCCCCCCCCCTTGTAATCACGATCAATATACTGTACATAATGAttcatttcattgattATATATGCTACTATAAAAGACATAGTAAAGGTATTTAAGGAACTCATAGTGAAGACCAAGGTAGCGAAGTTTTTGGCCACATACGTTTATATAGAGACATTGCCACGACATCTTGAGCAGACAGTTTACCGTCAAAGTTAACCTTGAAGTAACCATGAGTACCCAGACTTTCCTTAATGAAACCAGATCTACCAGTTTTTGTAAACAATGGGATGGACTTGAACCACTCAACATCTTCTGCTCTAAAGAACATGTAACGGACCGTGACAACATTCTTGTGAAATCTAAATGGATGACCCGTTAGAATAGCTCTCTTGGCTAGAACTCTTGTATGGTCTGCATTCATGAAAGTGCCGTGTCCTATTAGTTCAATTCCCTTAACATCGGTTTCGGATggtttgaagaaaatagcAGGGGATTGAGTAAAGTCAACTGGGGCAATACAAGTAGCAATGGAAAATGTATCTGGATGCAAAAATCTATCAAATTTGTGAACGTTATTCGGACTATTTGAATCACCGGAGAAAAGTGGCTGTATTGTGTACCTTCTAACACCATATTGCACAACAATTGGTTCCTTTGATGGAACAGgtttttcatattcttccCATCTTTCTATTGAGAAATTAACCATGGCGTTCTTATGTTCGTGTGATAATAGACCATAAACAGCCAGTAACTTCTGCTTTGGATCAACAATTTTCTCCAATAGGAATTTAGggaaattaatgaataatctAATACGATCACCAGCAGTAACTTCAACTTGAgcttttgtttcttttagAACTCTATTACGGGTGTTTTTATAGTTTCCTATTCTCAAAAGACGTTTCCATTCTGATGGTGCATGTGGGTCCTTCTCGTCAACATTCCAAATACAATTGTATAAGTTCTTCAAACCTCTGTATCTCTTCAGGCGTTCAATGGCTGATTCGTTTGGATTTAATTCTATTTCATCAGGGAATTCACgatcttctttttccatTGCCATGTATTCTTGTAGTTGacgttcttcttcttctggaGATAAATCAACAAAATTATCAGCATGAtcctcttcatcttcttccatGTTCATGTCATTATTAGCATCATCCATATTTTGTTCATAATCATACAGCGTTCCgttattttcatttcctGCTAGGGCTTTCTGGAAATCATGCTCTTCagtatcttcatcatcgcTAACATTTACTACATCATCCACATACCATTTGGCTTGGTAATCGGAAGTACCCTTTGGAACTTTGactttcttttccttttgttcTCTTCCTGGTAAGAACCCATGATCATCGTATCTTGCAGCCTTTAAATCGTCATATGCAAagtcatcatcttcatctgaCCATTGTTCCATTTCTAAATCTTCTGGTGCGTAGTCGTCAAGGTCGTCTCTGTTATTACTTGGGTGGAATTCATTTTGAAGTTCAGAAGTCAATTCTGCAATCACGTCTTCGTcgttatttttctttgtagtTTTCTTCTCTCTACGAGAAGTTTtgattctttcaatttttgaaagttgGAAATCCCCTAAATCTGGAATATGAACTAACCTATCTGCTTGGAATCCTACACCACGGACTTCACCTTCTATCACCAAACTTCCATGTTCCTGACTGATTTCTACAAAATCGACTTGGTCGGCAATCAAATATCCTCTGTTGTCCCTCCATTGAACGTTACGTGGTAATTTCTGACATATAGTTCTTAAAACATTCAAAGAGTCTGACgatttttccaaattataaAGACGATCTTCACTTGGGAAGAAATGCTTAAAATAACTTTCCAAAGATTGTTTAACatccaattgaaatttttccttttcatgAACTTTAGACAAGTTAGAAACGACACCGATGTATGATGAGATACCTTGCAATTCCAAAGCACGAATAATTTGTTCACCAAATTCCGTATCCACTTCTGAAGTTCCACTTAATccaaaaacaacaaaatctGCCACTTTAGCACAATCTAAAATGTTCAAAAAGTTACTCATATCTGGgataataaattccaagttacatttaaattttggaaTCTTAAACTTTGTAATACTTGGAGTATTAGTATTATCGTTTTGGTCAATAGGGTCAATACCAATGTCTGCAGAAATCAGGATTTGTTTAACAATTTCGTTAGCATAAACATCAGAAGTCAATGGAATGACAGTAATGATCTTATGAGCACCATTTAGTCCgtcaaataattttcttatttccAAAGAGtcaaaaattttcttatccCTTAACTGTTTTGCCATATTTTTACGTTGTAATTTTGAAACTGTTTTCAATGTCTTATTATTGGCAATTTCCTTCTCGACTTTACCTTTATAAACTCTTTTTAAAGCACCTTTGGAAGAATGCTTAGATTTGAACGCCTTGTGGCCGTTCTTAACCGATGACCTGTGGGAATGACCAGCCATTATTACTAACTTTGACTTGACTTTGTTAAGTAATGTATAGCACTTTTCGTATCTGTAATATGATTCCTCAATTTTAAATGTTTTAAAATTTATCTTTTGCGATGAGATGCCATCTCTTTCAgtactgttattattgtctttaatttttttcatattgaTTTCAAGATGTcgaaaaattttcattaaagcCAGATTCAAGACTGTAAACATCCATACATGGAATTATTGATGTAACATCCGTGCATTTGgtctttttttatttcaattCTCCTGAAAGTTGGATAGATTTTCATTCAGTGAATTTTCGTTTCCTTCCAGCCAAAGGAGACCCGAAAGAACTTTCCGGGCGGAGTGAATTGATGGACTTGGGCTTAGGTTCAACAATCTAGGAAGCAGACTACCCAGGGAGAGTTACCGTGTTCCTACCTAGAGTTGGGCAGAACCTAGCGGACAGACCTCCTGGGAGATGTTCCCTTCTAGTATAAGCAAGGTCATATTATGAATATAGTGTATATATCAAACAAGAGATAATTTCTGCAAATAGCAACGAATAACCGTATACAAGAGACTATAGATTAATGTATGTGCAGCTGTGAACTAATGAAATTATGAATTCCTGAATTCCTGAATTGAATATAAGAGACAATTGAAATAGACGCATAAGTTAAAGACAGATTGAGATCCACTCGAATATGCTAAATGAACTTCCAGATACTTTCAAGTGACATGAAAGGAAAGACGTGTTAATGGATGCTATATATGAAATGAATAACATGGAAAGGTCTCTAAGATAATAACGTTTATCAAAGAtaagatgaatattttgaagtACGAGGCACTATGCAGCGGGAGATCGAGAAAgcaagaaatattattaatagtacGGAACGTATATTTGAACTGAGAATTCATACCTG encodes:
- the REH1 gene encoding Reh1p (similar to Saccharomyces cerevisiae REH1 (YLR387C); ancestral locus Anc_4.243) — translated: MMDSPIFTCNSCLIQFKSSDLQRYHMKTEWHRYNLKRRVAQLPPVGSEEFAEKLHLSELEQHKVDEFGFAVLKPLPSHHERKTAPHRAHKISHIPMPDYDESGQKIAANAVRSNDLHKTISAAGSLMSDLSIGTEITNTDYGEDTVSEYAFTSDSNFEDATSEDELSELRSVEGFRRPKPTECIYCGIDSKEIERNVKHMFHKHGLYIPERSYLINLKSLLEFLIDTIVIDKRCLCCNFEGTSLSSIRDHMGAKRHCRMPYETREERELFAPYYDFSSLDESSENLTGKKESRKQIHFDATASEPEDDSVVEPAVNDINSNYTTVSVDESGLELTLPTGARLGHRSGQRYYRQNLPTTERREARNAVTAADKRMVSGVTEKQYKSGMKKMQQLEKRATNERIRKEVKRGNFQEHFRDELLQ
- the TSR1 gene encoding small subunit rRNA maturation protein TSR1 (similar to Saccharomyces cerevisiae TSR1 (YDL060W); ancestral locus Anc_4.244), producing MFTVLNLALMKIFRHLEINMKKIKDNNNSTERDGISSQKINFKTFKIEESYYRYEKCYTLLNKVKSKLVIMAGHSHRSSVKNGHKAFKSKHSSKGALKRVYKGKVEKEIANNKTLKTVSKLQRKNMAKQLRDKKIFDSLEIRKLFDGLNGAHKIITVIPLTSDVYANEIVKQILISADIGIDPIDQNDNTNTPSITKFKIPKFKCNLEFIIPDMSNFLNILDCAKVADFVVFGLSGTSEVDTEFGEQIIRALELQGISSYIGVVSNLSKVHEKEKFQLDVKQSLESYFKHFFPSEDRLYNLEKSSDSLNVLRTICQKLPRNVQWRDNRGYLIADQVDFVEISQEHGSLVIEGEVRGVGFQADRLVHIPDLGDFQLSKIERIKTSRREKKTTKKNNDEDVIAELTSELQNEFHPSNNRDDLDDYAPEDLEMEQWSDEDDDFAYDDLKAARYDDHGFLPGREQKEKKVKVPKGTSDYQAKWYVDDVVNVSDDEDTEEHDFQKALAGNENNGTLYDYEQNMDDANNDMNMEEDEEDHADNFVDLSPEEEERQLQEYMAMEKEDREFPDEIELNPNESAIERLKRYRGLKNLYNCIWNVDEKDPHAPSEWKRLLRIGNYKNTRNRVLKETKAQVEVTAGDRIRLFINFPKFLLEKIVDPKQKLLAVYGLLSHEHKNAMVNFSIERWEEYEKPVPSKEPIVVQYGVRRYTIQPLFSGDSNSPNNVHKFDRFLHPDTFSIATCIAPVDFTQSPAIFFKPSETDVKGIELIGHGTFMNADHTRVLAKRAILTGHPFRFHKNVVTVRYMFFRAEDVEWFKSIPLFTKTGRSGFIKESLGTHGYFKVNFDGKLSAQDVVAMSLYKRMWPKTSLPWSSL